From Virgibacillus natechei, the proteins below share one genomic window:
- a CDS encoding acyl-CoA mutase large subunit family protein produces MTNNKVNKQENDWKQSVDSTIKRFPERKDLFTTSSDIEVDRLYTSKNEADLGYPGQYPYTRGIQPTMYRSRFWTMRQYAGFGSATGTNERFRYLLEQGQTGLSVAFDLPTQIGYDSDDIMAEGEVGKVGVAIDSLKDMEILLNQIPLNKVSTSMTINASASVLLCMYIAVGEKQGVPLDELTGTIQNDILKEYISRGTYIYPPKPSMRLITDIFEYCQKNVPKFNTISISGYHIREAGSNAVQEAAFTIANGMAYVDAAIDSGLDIDSFAPRLAFFFNAHNNFFEEVAKFRAARRIWAKIMKEKYEAKDPKSWKLRFHTQTGGSTLTAQQPDNNITRVTLQALASVMGGTQSLHTNSRDEALSLPTEDSARIALRTQQIIANESGVADTIDPLGGSYYVEELTDRIEVEVNKYLDRINEIGGAVQAVEEGFMQREIHQNAYEIQKRIEKNEEIIVGLNEFKLDEEINPDLLKVDPSLEQAQITSIQKIRSNRNKTDVTLALEAFREAVKTSDTNLIPYILDAVRAYATIGEICNVMRDEFGEYTGI; encoded by the coding sequence ATGACAAATAATAAGGTCAATAAACAAGAGAATGATTGGAAACAATCTGTTGACTCAACAATAAAGCGCTTTCCTGAAAGAAAGGATCTTTTTACAACCTCTTCTGATATTGAAGTTGACCGTTTATACACTTCTAAAAATGAAGCCGACTTGGGATACCCAGGTCAATATCCTTATACAAGAGGTATACAACCGACCATGTATCGTAGCCGGTTTTGGACGATGCGACAATACGCTGGCTTTGGGTCTGCTACAGGTACAAATGAACGGTTTCGCTACTTATTAGAACAAGGTCAAACTGGACTTTCAGTGGCATTTGATTTACCAACACAGATTGGGTACGATTCCGATGATATAATGGCTGAAGGAGAAGTCGGGAAAGTAGGCGTTGCGATTGATTCGTTGAAGGATATGGAAATATTACTAAACCAAATACCACTCAATAAAGTAAGTACATCAATGACGATTAATGCCTCGGCTTCTGTTTTACTTTGTATGTATATTGCTGTTGGGGAAAAGCAAGGGGTTCCGCTGGATGAACTCACAGGAACGATACAAAATGATATATTAAAGGAATATATCTCAAGAGGTACATACATATATCCGCCAAAACCGTCTATGCGATTAATTACAGATATATTTGAGTATTGTCAAAAAAACGTACCGAAATTTAATACCATTAGCATATCAGGTTATCACATTCGTGAAGCAGGATCCAACGCTGTTCAAGAAGCAGCTTTCACCATAGCAAACGGTATGGCATATGTAGATGCAGCAATAGATTCAGGACTCGATATCGATTCATTTGCACCTCGCCTAGCATTCTTTTTTAACGCACACAATAACTTTTTTGAAGAAGTAGCGAAGTTTCGTGCTGCCAGGAGGATATGGGCAAAAATTATGAAGGAGAAGTACGAAGCAAAAGATCCGAAAAGTTGGAAATTACGTTTCCACACTCAGACAGGTGGATCTACACTAACTGCACAACAACCGGATAATAACATTACTCGAGTGACCTTACAAGCACTTGCTTCCGTTATGGGAGGCACCCAGAGCCTCCACACAAATTCTCGTGATGAAGCCCTGTCCTTACCTACGGAGGATTCGGCACGCATTGCGCTTCGAACACAACAAATTATTGCCAATGAGAGTGGAGTTGCTGATACCATTGATCCATTGGGTGGCTCCTATTATGTGGAAGAGTTAACGGACCGAATTGAAGTGGAGGTTAATAAATATTTAGATCGTATAAACGAAATTGGTGGAGCTGTTCAAGCTGTTGAAGAAGGTTTTATGCAGCGAGAAATTCATCAAAACGCATATGAAATCCAGAAAAGGATTGAAAAGAACGAAGAGATTATTGTTGGTTTAAATGAATTTAAACTTGATGAAGAAATAAACCCTGATTTATTGAAAGTTGATCCGTCACTGGAACAGGCACAAATAACATCGATTCAAAAAATAAGAAGTAACCGTAATAAAACGGATGTTACTTTAGCACTCGAGGCATTTAGAGAAGCCGTTAAAACGTCAGATACTAACTTGATACCTTACATTTTAGATGCAGTTAGAGCATATGCGACAATCGGAGAAATTTGCAATGTAATGCGTGATGAATTCGGAGAATATACAGGCATATAA